The following are encoded together in the bacterium genome:
- a CDS encoding S8 family serine peptidase, which produces MLGGRVALLLFVLVSPCATPGRASAEAGAAAEASRDGVAGRVARTPDRVILRLRDGVDVCLACRWAAGQSITGLPPGSRLAELLRARGVRGIRPLIPVRRGDLHAEPHATARARRRAAQARFPERRRRSVAEPRVTDWSRTWVVELRRDPDMAAVAAELARDAAVASCEPDAVVEIAALPNDPFLASQGSWGQPFDDLWGLRRIGAPAAWDVAKGAGVVVAIVDTGIDHTHPDIAANVWANPGEIPGNGIDDDGNGYVDDVRGWDFYGNDPSPLDENGHGTHVAGILAATGDNGIGVIGVAHQATVMPVAVLGPLGTGFVSDLVRGVAYAVDNGADVLNLSLTAPRTQALAAALADAHAAGVVIVASAGNGGTDVRRAFIAASTATIAVAASNRLDGRADFSNFGIGVDVAAPGGGDPPPPAAFPGSSVLSLQSAFIVPAAARDKALTLTHGGLKYLRLAGTSMAAPHVAGAAALLLAYDPGLRVEQVRQLLRTTALDTGPPGFDVAAGYGRLDVAAALAAAPPLEAHIASPGLVTLVAPGSIEVVGTARGPGFESYRLDYRADGDPDGWVPIAGPITAEVDDGVLASFDAGALQAGRWVLRLTAQRGAETFVDMVSVDVEYAAITEPRLLAGVPAGPVEIRGTAGGPGFVRYRVLYRRPAIDPNQWTAVGLSPAVAETPVVDGVLATLDASALVQGDRFDFRLLVESADGTVEKVRYGVVIDPTLRPGWPRQLVPVEDSEYLTVADLDGDGVMEILVGSGDEVVVFEPDGSVRPGWPQRVTTLALPHVTTRGSPIVADITGDGAPEVIATNRTDVFAWSAAGELLPGFPVAVDVFAAGAHDWLTAGDVDGDGVDEIVCTGLTGIRVIDGDGSFVGAPIVSSFGAHASAVGDADGDGVAEIARVDHQRSANGKVRARGMAELRRIDGRVLTALAGPIQPLGHVAMADLDGDGRLEVVWLEEDRKQVKLKPRSVAIDGRRKALRAMPFARPKRPSSGALSFADLDGDGAAEAYAYVRGLAGGEAETGAFVSYRQRTPDMRFPLRHTIFETAATLVGGVAIGDVDGDGVQELVAGVVGDTCRRCGPAGRRLREAVVVQRLDGSLLPGFPKPIPVVDPSGDQRSTTLPIPPAVDDRRFSTPAIADLDGDGLKDILWVDPIEHQLLIWNVPGTPGPLLADWPMYQHDARHSNVLPAD; this is translated from the coding sequence ATGCTGGGTGGTCGCGTCGCGCTGCTGCTGTTCGTTCTCGTCTCCCCGTGCGCGACTCCCGGCCGCGCGTCGGCCGAGGCCGGCGCCGCCGCCGAGGCCAGCCGGGACGGGGTCGCGGGCCGGGTCGCCCGCACGCCGGATCGGGTCATCCTGCGCCTGCGCGACGGCGTCGACGTCTGTCTCGCCTGTCGCTGGGCGGCCGGGCAGTCGATCACCGGGCTGCCCCCGGGCAGCCGGCTCGCGGAGCTGCTGCGCGCGCGCGGCGTGCGCGGCATCCGCCCCCTGATCCCGGTTCGCCGCGGCGACCTGCACGCCGAGCCCCATGCGACGGCACGCGCGCGGCGTCGTGCCGCGCAGGCGCGCTTCCCGGAGCGGCGGCGGCGATCGGTCGCGGAGCCGCGGGTCACCGACTGGAGCCGCACCTGGGTGGTCGAGCTGCGACGCGACCCCGACATGGCGGCGGTGGCGGCGGAGCTGGCGCGCGACGCCGCGGTCGCGAGCTGCGAGCCCGACGCGGTGGTCGAGATCGCCGCGCTGCCGAACGATCCGTTCCTCGCCAGCCAGGGCAGCTGGGGGCAGCCCTTCGACGATCTCTGGGGCCTGAGACGCATCGGCGCGCCCGCCGCCTGGGACGTCGCCAAGGGAGCCGGCGTGGTGGTCGCGATCGTCGATACCGGGATCGATCACACCCATCCGGACATCGCCGCGAACGTGTGGGCGAACCCCGGCGAGATCCCCGGCAACGGCATCGACGACGACGGCAACGGCTACGTCGACGACGTGCGCGGCTGGGACTTCTACGGCAACGACCCGAGCCCGCTCGACGAGAACGGCCACGGCACGCACGTCGCGGGCATCCTCGCCGCCACCGGTGACAACGGCATCGGCGTGATCGGCGTCGCCCACCAAGCGACGGTGATGCCGGTGGCCGTGCTCGGCCCGCTCGGCACCGGCTTCGTGTCCGACCTGGTGCGCGGCGTCGCCTACGCCGTCGACAATGGCGCCGACGTCCTCAACCTGAGCCTCACGGCGCCGCGCACGCAGGCGCTGGCCGCCGCCCTCGCCGACGCCCACGCGGCGGGCGTGGTGATCGTCGCCTCGGCCGGCAACGGCGGCACCGACGTTCGCCGTGCGTTCATCGCGGCGTCGACGGCCACCATCGCGGTCGCGGCGTCGAACCGCCTCGACGGCCGCGCCGACTTCTCCAACTTCGGCATCGGCGTCGACGTCGCGGCGCCCGGCGGCGGCGACCCGCCGCCCCCCGCCGCCTTCCCGGGCTCCAGCGTGCTGTCGCTGCAGAGCGCGTTCATCGTGCCGGCGGCGGCACGCGACAAGGCGCTCACCCTCACGCACGGCGGTCTCAAATACCTGCGGCTCGCCGGGACGAGCATGGCGGCGCCGCACGTCGCCGGCGCCGCGGCGCTGCTGCTGGCGTACGATCCGGGGCTGCGTGTGGAGCAGGTGCGCCAGCTGCTGCGCACGACGGCGCTCGACACCGGCCCGCCGGGGTTCGACGTCGCCGCCGGCTACGGGCGGCTCGACGTGGCGGCGGCGCTCGCGGCCGCGCCGCCGCTCGAGGCGCACATCGCCTCGCCCGGTCTCGTGACGCTGGTCGCCCCGGGCAGCATCGAGGTCGTCGGCACGGCGCGCGGGCCGGGCTTCGAGTCGTACCGGCTCGACTATCGTGCCGACGGCGACCCCGACGGCTGGGTGCCGATCGCGGGCCCGATCACGGCCGAGGTGGACGACGGGGTGCTCGCCTCCTTCGACGCCGGTGCGCTCCAGGCCGGCCGCTGGGTGCTGCGCCTCACCGCCCAGCGCGGCGCCGAGACGTTCGTCGACATGGTGAGCGTCGACGTCGAGTACGCGGCCATCACCGAGCCGAGGCTCCTCGCGGGCGTGCCCGCCGGCCCGGTCGAGATCCGCGGCACGGCCGGCGGCCCGGGCTTCGTCCGCTACCGGGTCCTGTACCGGCGGCCGGCGATCGACCCGAACCAGTGGACCGCCGTCGGCCTGTCGCCCGCCGTCGCCGAGACGCCGGTGGTCGACGGCGTCCTGGCGACGCTCGACGCCTCGGCGCTGGTGCAGGGCGACCGCTTCGATTTCCGGCTGCTGGTGGAGAGCGCGGACGGCACGGTGGAGAAGGTCCGCTACGGCGTGGTGATCGACCCGACGCTGCGCCCCGGCTGGCCGCGGCAGCTCGTGCCGGTCGAGGACTCGGAGTACCTGACGGTCGCCGACCTCGACGGCGACGGGGTGATGGAGATCCTCGTCGGCTCCGGCGACGAGGTCGTGGTGTTCGAGCCGGACGGCAGCGTGCGCCCCGGCTGGCCGCAGCGCGTGACCACGCTGGCCCTTCCGCACGTCACCACGCGTGGCTCGCCGATCGTCGCGGACATCACCGGCGACGGCGCGCCCGAGGTGATCGCCACGAACCGCACCGACGTCTTCGCCTGGAGCGCGGCCGGCGAGCTGCTCCCGGGCTTCCCGGTCGCCGTCGACGTGTTCGCCGCCGGCGCCCACGACTGGCTCACCGCCGGCGACGTCGACGGGGACGGCGTCGACGAGATCGTCTGCACCGGGCTCACGGGCATCCGCGTCATCGACGGCGACGGATCGTTCGTGGGCGCGCCCATCGTCTCGTCTTTCGGCGCGCACGCCAGCGCGGTCGGCGACGCCGACGGCGACGGCGTCGCCGAGATCGCGCGCGTCGACCATCAGCGCAGCGCGAACGGCAAGGTGCGGGCGCGGGGGATGGCCGAGCTGCGACGTATCGACGGCAGGGTCCTCACGGCGCTCGCCGGCCCCATCCAACCCCTCGGGCACGTCGCCATGGCCGACCTCGACGGCGACGGGCGCCTGGAGGTCGTGTGGCTCGAGGAGGACCGCAAGCAGGTGAAGCTGAAGCCGCGCTCGGTGGCGATCGATGGGCGGCGCAAGGCCCTGCGGGCGATGCCGTTCGCGCGTCCGAAGCGGCCGTCGAGCGGCGCGCTCAGCTTCGCCGACCTGGACGGCGACGGTGCCGCCGAGGCCTACGCCTACGTCCGCGGCCTCGCCGGCGGCGAGGCCGAGACGGGCGCCTTCGTCTCGTACCGCCAGCGCACCCCGGACATGCGCTTCCCCCTGCGCCACACCATCTTCGAGACCGCTGCGACGCTGGTGGGCGGCGTCGCCATCGGCGACGTCGACGGGGACGGCGTGCAAGAGCTCGTCGCCGGTGTGGTCGGCGACACCTGCCGGCGCTGCGGGCCGGCCGGCCGGCGCCTGCGCGAAGCCGTCGTCGTGCAGCGACTCGACGGCTCGCTCCTCCCGGGCTTTCCGAAGCCCATCCCGGTGGTCGACCCGAGCGGCGACCAGCGCAGCACGACGCTCCCGATCCCGCCCGCCGTCGACGACCGCCGCTTCTCGACGCCCGCCATCGCCGATCTCGACGGCGACGGGCTGAAGGATATCCTCTGGGTCGACCCGATCGAGCACCAGCTGCTGATCTGGAACGTCCCGGGCACGCCCGGTCCCCTGCTCGCCGACTGGCCCATGTACCAGCACGACGCGCGGCACTCGAACGTCCTGCCGGCCGATTGA